Proteins encoded together in one Chloroflexota bacterium window:
- a CDS encoding PaaI family thioesterase — MSRNKQPNSQTCFVCGLQNPVGLKLVFYDNGVDEVRCEYTIPPEYNGYPGVAHGGIVASILDEVVGRISMIDDPNHFMMTAKMEVKYRRPVPVNTPLVIIGRRVKMRGRIAQAVGEVRLPDGTVAVEADLTLVDLPDEFKVNGDLDALGWKVYP, encoded by the coding sequence ATGAGTCGAAACAAACAACCCAACTCTCAAACGTGTTTTGTCTGCGGCCTGCAGAACCCGGTTGGCCTCAAACTGGTTTTCTACGACAACGGCGTGGATGAGGTTCGTTGCGAGTACACCATTCCCCCCGAATACAACGGCTACCCCGGCGTGGCCCACGGCGGCATTGTGGCCTCCATTCTCGACGAAGTCGTCGGGCGCATCTCGATGATTGACGATCCCAATCACTTCATGATGACGGCCAAAATGGAAGTGAAGTATCGCCGCCCGGTTCCGGTGAACACGCCGCTGGTCATCATCGGCAGGCGAGTCAAAATGCGGGGTCGCATCGCGCAAGCGGTAGGCGAGGTGCGCCTGCCCGACGGCACGGTGGCCGTGGAAGCCGACCTGACGCTGGTGGACTTGCCCGACGAATTTAAAGTGAACGGCGATCTGGACGCCCTGGGCTGGAAAGTTTATCCGTGA
- the sthA gene encoding Si-specific NAD(P)(+) transhydrogenase produces MSTHYDLVVIGSGPAGEKGAAQAAYFGKRVALVERAEHPGGAGINTGTVPSKTLRETALYFSGLRQRGLYGIDYSLKDGLTVADFMYRKQIVVENEWKIIGRNLERHEIEVVWGEASLEDAHTVHVRKSFGEELDLETDIILIATGSSPHHPDGIPFDHRLIYDSDSILHMSQIPKTMAVIGGGVIGCEYASIFTALGVNVTLVESRDRLLAFADGEIAGRLQKRLESLGLRFIFSDRVLKVETSDDHVHLALQGGEQLECDIALFAAGRQSNTQGLGLEAVGVQSGNRGLILVNEKYQTNVPNIYAAGDVIGFPALASTSMEQARVAMVHAFGLRYKEQVSPTLPLAIYTIPEISMVGLAEEECHEKKIPCLVGRAYYENNPRGQIIGDLSGMIKLVFSPIDKKLLGVHLIGEMSSELIHIGAQVMATDGTIDAFINAVYNYPTLADAYKYAAYDGLGAWERWQAAGKPQ; encoded by the coding sequence ATGAGCACTCATTACGATCTGGTCGTCATCGGCTCCGGCCCGGCAGGGGAGAAGGGCGCGGCCCAGGCCGCCTATTTTGGCAAGAGGGTGGCGCTGGTGGAGCGGGCCGAGCACCCGGGCGGCGCGGGCATTAACACCGGCACGGTGCCCTCCAAGACTCTGCGCGAGACGGCGCTCTACTTTTCCGGCTTGCGCCAGCGGGGACTCTATGGAATCGATTATTCGCTCAAGGACGGCCTGACCGTGGCCGACTTCATGTACCGCAAGCAGATTGTGGTCGAGAACGAGTGGAAGATCATTGGCCGTAATCTTGAGCGCCACGAAATCGAAGTGGTGTGGGGCGAAGCGTCACTGGAAGACGCCCACACGGTTCATGTGCGTAAATCATTCGGCGAAGAGCTTGATCTTGAAACTGACATCATCCTGATCGCGACCGGGTCATCGCCTCACCATCCCGACGGCATCCCCTTTGACCACCGCTTGATTTACGACTCCGACTCAATTCTCCATATGAGCCAGATTCCCAAGACAATGGCGGTGATCGGCGGCGGCGTTATCGGTTGTGAGTATGCCTCGATCTTCACCGCGCTGGGTGTCAACGTCACCCTCGTCGAGTCGCGGGATCGTCTGCTGGCGTTTGCCGACGGTGAAATAGCCGGCCGTCTGCAAAAGCGCCTTGAGTCATTGGGCTTGCGCTTCATTTTCAGCGATCGGGTGCTCAAGGTAGAGACGAGCGACGATCACGTACACCTCGCCTTGCAGGGCGGAGAACAGTTGGAGTGTGATATTGCCCTGTTTGCCGCCGGGCGGCAGAGTAACACTCAGGGGCTGGGGCTGGAGGCGGTTGGGGTTCAGTCGGGCAACCGAGGGTTGATTCTGGTGAATGAAAAATACCAGACGAACGTCCCCAACATTTACGCGGCGGGCGACGTGATTGGCTTCCCGGCGCTGGCCTCAACCTCAATGGAGCAGGCGCGGGTGGCAATGGTTCATGCCTTCGGCTTGCGATACAAAGAGCAAGTATCGCCCACCCTGCCGCTGGCGATTTACACTATCCCGGAAATTTCAATGGTGGGCCTGGCCGAAGAAGAGTGTCACGAGAAAAAAATCCCGTGCCTTGTCGGCCGGGCTTACTACGAAAACAACCCGCGCGGCCAGATCATTGGCGACCTGAGCGGCATGATCAAGCTGGTGTTTTCGCCCATTGACAAGAAACTGCTGGGTGTTCATCTCATCGGCGAGATGTCGTCGGAACTGATTCACATTGGCGCGCAGGTGATGGCAACCGACGGCACGATAGATGCCTTTATCAACGCTGTTTACAACTACCCAACACTGGCCGACGCTTACAAGTACGCCGCTTACGACGGCCTGGGCGCGTGGGAGCGTTGGCAGGCGGCGGGCAAACCTCAATGA
- a CDS encoding CHAD domain-containing protein — protein MEIEAKYSVPDEGVFSELLAIARLADYKFRATGDKCVTDYYLDTENRDILRGGYALRIRQGESENWKNTLKGLSGADGAIHQREEIEVETPAKAAPAEWPDGPAKDLALRLSGGQPLIELFVIQQDRIGREVKQGRRRVGLASLDTVEIEAGEHKATFHELEIELAQTGKLEDLQALGELLDPYKLEPQSLSKFERALALLDGLVESRPRKEKKKHPGVRASESIAEAGRKILRFHFERMLANEEGTRDGSDIEALHDMRVATRRQRAAFRIVASHFKRKAVRPFRDELQALAGRLGAVRDLDVLIEAASEYASALNAAEAKAFQPLLDDWSGKRNAAREALLKYLNSESYRAFKDSYAGFLETAGAGVRATDSESPKPRLVSQVLPTEIWNHYGQLQAYESILPWAPIQTLHALRIEGKRLRYLLEFFREALGPNVDETITAMVALQDHLGELHDTDVAIHLLREFLVRNAQALPLETMSAVGGYLKAREARLKTLQRTIRRPWAKVSGKHFRRALARMVAGL, from the coding sequence ATGGAAATCGAAGCCAAATACTCTGTGCCAGATGAGGGCGTGTTTAGTGAATTACTCGCCATTGCTCGCCTGGCCGATTACAAATTTCGTGCTACAGGCGACAAATGCGTGACCGATTATTATCTGGACACTGAAAACCGCGATATTTTGCGCGGTGGCTATGCGCTCCGAATTCGTCAGGGCGAATCGGAGAACTGGAAGAACACCCTCAAAGGCTTGAGCGGCGCGGACGGCGCGATTCATCAGCGCGAAGAAATAGAAGTGGAAACACCGGCGAAGGCGGCGCCGGCAGAATGGCCCGACGGCCCGGCCAAAGACCTAGCCCTAAGGCTCAGTGGCGGCCAACCCTTGATCGAGTTATTCGTGATTCAACAAGACCGCATCGGGCGCGAAGTCAAACAGGGCCGGCGGCGAGTCGGTCTGGCATCGTTGGATACGGTCGAAATCGAGGCCGGGGAGCACAAGGCAACTTTTCACGAACTGGAGATCGAGCTGGCCCAAACCGGCAAACTGGAAGATTTGCAGGCGCTCGGCGAGTTGCTGGACCCGTACAAGCTGGAGCCGCAATCGCTCTCCAAGTTCGAGCGGGCGCTGGCGCTTCTCGATGGACTTGTTGAATCCAGGCCCCGGAAAGAAAAGAAGAAGCACCCCGGCGTTCGCGCCAGTGAGTCAATAGCCGAAGCCGGGCGAAAAATTTTGCGCTTTCACTTTGAGCGCATGTTGGCGAACGAGGAAGGAACGCGGGACGGATCGGACATTGAAGCCCTGCACGACATGCGCGTCGCCACGCGCCGCCAGCGGGCGGCTTTTCGCATCGTGGCTTCGCACTTCAAGCGCAAGGCCGTCCGCCCCTTCCGCGACGAACTGCAAGCACTGGCTGGCCGCCTCGGCGCGGTGCGCGACCTGGATGTCCTCATCGAGGCCGCCAGTGAATACGCCTCGGCGCTAAACGCCGCCGAGGCCAAAGCTTTTCAGCCGCTGTTGGATGACTGGAGCGGCAAACGCAACGCCGCCCGCGAGGCTCTGCTCAAGTATCTGAACAGTGAGTCGTACCGCGCTTTCAAAGACTCTTACGCCGGCTTTCTGGAGACAGCCGGCGCGGGCGTGAGGGCAACCGACTCCGAATCGCCAAAGCCGCGACTGGTCAGCCAGGTTCTGCCAACCGAGATTTGGAATCACTACGGCCAGCTTCAGGCGTATGAATCAATTTTGCCATGGGCGCCGATCCAGACGCTTCACGCTTTGCGAATTGAGGGTAAACGACTCAGATACCTGCTGGAATTTTTCCGCGAGGCGCTCGGCCCCAACGTTGATGAGACTATCACGGCGATGGTGGCTTTGCAAGACCACCTCGGCGAATTGCACGATACAGATGTAGCGATCCACTTGCTCCGCGAGTTTCTGGTGCGCAATGCTCAGGCGTTGCCGCTGGAAACAATGTCTGCCGTAGGCGGCTACCTGAAGGCCAGAGAAGCAAGATTGAAAACGCTTCAGCGCACGATCCGGCGGCCCTGGGCAAAGGTGAGCGGCAAACATTTCCGGCGCGCCCTGGCCCGCATGGTTGCCGGATTGTAG
- a CDS encoding glycosyltransferase family 39 protein: MTLPRPAQAGFVPDVAGRRRATLLTLAAITLAAFFLRYWQLTTLPPGYWFDEGHKSLVALEIVRGLRAPIYVTDYDGIEAGFFWLLAGWFKLFGPGYYGARALSALLGALTVPTTFWSARQLYRQHPRAEIVGLISAGVLSVLLWHVHWSRLGLETISVPLFAIATLGLVAWAWHHKTWPAFALAGAALGLSQYTNPGARVLPLQALLVFFILADRRLASIFKFGSIFFVAALLVYAPLGLFFWQNPQWFLARIAFTSVGARAGGLPVYVDNLFKTLLSFNFQGDPRPRHNLAGRPAFDWVTSIWMWLGVLTALRARAHWRSHLAVFVALAVNTIPMILSDGAPGFGRTLGLAPILVILPALGVTASLEWAGNRRPLWAAVILSLAFSAGLNIFDYFGRYPKQPGLFEAFEVGLHQMTQAAAQAETGYLMLDEAALNHPGTRLARELSSNDLRLINGQTCFAYPARATRETTFATLPKWIPSILAQYPAATQTDILHEPEAYQHAALLEVPAGQVSLSGAGEALARFGDQFELLALQPTSEAASPGEPVSILFRWRDIAPSEIPYTVFAHLVSASQPFITGVDGEPCAGWYPTSQWHAGEVVEHRLTLTLPADLPSGSYDLMVGMYDWTTGERLPVSQPGQREPDRAIAGTIVIK, encoded by the coding sequence GTGACATTGCCTCGGCCCGCGCAGGCGGGCTTTGTGCCTGACGTTGCCGGGCGACGCCGGGCGACTCTCTTAACCCTTGCCGCCATCACCCTGGCGGCCTTTTTTCTTCGCTACTGGCAACTCACAACTCTGCCGCCCGGCTACTGGTTCGACGAAGGGCACAAGTCGCTGGTGGCGCTGGAGATTGTGCGCGGCCTTCGCGCTCCCATTTACGTCACCGATTATGATGGCATCGAAGCGGGTTTCTTTTGGTTGCTGGCCGGCTGGTTCAAATTATTCGGGCCGGGCTACTACGGCGCGCGCGCCCTCTCGGCTCTCCTCGGCGCGCTCACCGTGCCGACCACATTCTGGTCGGCCCGCCAGCTTTACCGCCAGCACCCTCGCGCCGAGATCGTTGGCCTGATCAGCGCCGGGGTGTTGAGCGTCTTGCTCTGGCACGTTCACTGGTCGCGGCTGGGGCTGGAGACGATCAGCGTGCCGCTGTTTGCCATTGCTACGCTTGGCCTCGTCGCCTGGGCCTGGCATCACAAAACGTGGCCCGCCTTCGCCCTGGCCGGGGCCGCGCTCGGCCTTAGCCAGTACACCAACCCCGGCGCGCGCGTCCTCCCTCTGCAAGCCCTGCTGGTCTTCTTTATCCTGGCCGACCGAAGACTCGCTTCTATTTTCAAGTTCGGTTCGATATTCTTTGTGGCCGCATTGCTTGTCTACGCGCCACTCGGCCTCTTCTTCTGGCAGAACCCGCAATGGTTCCTGGCCCGCATCGCTTTCACCAGCGTCGGGGCGCGCGCGGGCGGCCTGCCTGTTTACGTTGATAACCTCTTCAAGACCTTGCTCTCTTTCAACTTTCAGGGCGACCCCCGGCCTCGCCACAACCTGGCCGGGCGACCGGCGTTTGATTGGGTGACTTCGATCTGGATGTGGCTCGGCGTGCTGACCGCGCTTCGCGCTCGCGCCCATTGGCGAAGTCATCTCGCCGTCTTCGTGGCGCTGGCGGTTAACACGATCCCGATGATTCTGAGCGATGGCGCGCCGGGCTTTGGCCGGACGCTGGGGCTGGCGCCGATATTGGTCATTCTGCCCGCGCTCGGCGTGACGGCTTCGCTGGAGTGGGCGGGAAACCGCCGCCCGTTGTGGGCGGCAGTTATTTTGTCATTGGCCTTCTCTGCCGGGCTAAACATCTTCGACTACTTTGGGCGTTATCCAAAACAACCCGGCCTTTTTGAAGCCTTTGAAGTCGGTCTTCACCAAATGACTCAAGCGGCGGCGCAGGCCGAGACGGGCTATTTGATGCTGGACGAAGCCGCCCTGAATCACCCTGGCACGCGGCTCGCCCGTGAGTTATCGTCGAACGACTTGCGCCTCATCAACGGCCAGACGTGTTTTGCCTACCCGGCCCGCGCGACTCGCGAGACGACGTTTGCCACTTTGCCAAAATGGATACCGTCCATCCTGGCGCAGTATCCAGCCGCAACTCAGACCGACATTCTTCACGAGCCGGAAGCGTATCAACACGCCGCTTTGCTTGAGGTGCCGGCAGGGCAGGTGAGCCTGTCCGGCGCTGGCGAAGCCCTGGCCCGGTTTGGCGATCAGTTTGAATTGCTGGCGCTGCAACCCACGTCAGAGGCGGCTTCACCGGGGGAGCCGGTTTCGATTCTGTTTCGCTGGCGCGACATAGCGCCCTCGGAAATCCCGTACACGGTTTTTGCCCATCTGGTTTCAGCCAGCCAGCCGTTCATCACCGGCGTAGACGGCGAACCCTGCGCCGGTTGGTATCCCACGTCACAGTGGCACGCGGGCGAAGTCGTCGAGCATCGTTTGACTCTGACGCTTCCAGCAGACCTGCCTTCCGGCAGTTATGATCTCATGGTCGGGATGTACGATTGGACGACGGGCGAGCGCCTGCCGGTCTCTCAGCCCGGCCAGCGCGAACCGGACAGGGCAATTGCAGGAACGATTGTTATCAAGTAA
- a CDS encoding nucleoside hydrolase: MLYPVTPKKIIIDTDPGIDDSLAVLLALASPELQVEALTVVSGNCVVETGVSNALSVLELAGAAHIPVASGMGIPLIQPLLIAPETHGEAGIGYARLSPPVTPPTRQHAVDLLIEKILAAPGEITLVAIGPLTNVALALRREPKIVSAVHEVILMGGAIRHGGNTTPLAEFNVYCDPHAAHIVFHSGLPITLVPLDVTYQVILTQQDVDRLLAIPSPVSRFIADATRFYMEFHDEHQNIEGCVINDPLALALAFAPQLVETESLFVDVDISGGVSTGKTFADFYRMQKKPPNMKVAMGVHARDFIELFLRRMETLCKTLQ; this comes from the coding sequence ATACTTTACCCAGTGACTCCCAAAAAGATCATCATTGACACCGACCCGGGCATAGATGACTCGCTGGCCGTGTTGTTGGCCCTGGCCTCGCCCGAACTCCAGGTAGAGGCCTTGACGGTGGTCAGCGGCAATTGTGTTGTCGAGACCGGAGTTAGCAATGCCCTCAGCGTCCTGGAACTGGCCGGCGCGGCGCACATTCCGGTTGCCTCCGGGATGGGCATCCCGCTGATTCAGCCGTTGTTGATCGCGCCGGAGACTCACGGGGAGGCCGGCATTGGCTACGCCCGGCTGTCGCCGCCGGTGACGCCGCCAACCCGGCAACATGCCGTTGATTTGCTCATCGAAAAAATTCTGGCCGCGCCAGGCGAGATCACCCTGGTGGCTATTGGCCCGCTAACGAATGTCGCCCTGGCCCTCCGCCGCGAACCTAAAATCGTCTCTGCCGTCCACGAAGTGATACTCATGGGCGGCGCTATCCGTCACGGCGGCAACACCACCCCGCTGGCCGAATTCAACGTTTATTGCGATCCCCATGCCGCTCACATCGTTTTTCACTCCGGCCTGCCCATCACCCTTGTGCCGTTGGACGTGACCTATCAAGTGATCCTGACTCAGCAGGATGTGGATCGGCTGTTAGCCATCCCTTCGCCCGTCTCCCGCTTCATCGCCGACGCCACCCGCTTCTACATGGAGTTTCACGACGAGCACCAGAACATCGAGGGCTGTGTCATCAACGATCCGCTGGCCCTGGCGCTGGCCTTCGCGCCCCAGCTTGTGGAAACAGAATCGCTGTTCGTGGATGTTGACATTTCCGGCGGCGTTTCCACCGGCAAAACGTTCGCCGACTTTTACCGGATGCAGAAGAAGCCGCCAAACATGAAAGTAGCAATGGGAGTCCACGCCCGCGACTTCATCGAACTGTTTTTGCGCCGCATGGAAACCCTTTGCAAAACACTACAATAG